A region from the Lycium barbarum isolate Lr01 chromosome 8, ASM1917538v2, whole genome shotgun sequence genome encodes:
- the LOC132607804 gene encoding uncharacterized protein LOC132607804 gives MTRELYGLENSRVRLLDSEDTGITLLNISQLTLTSDVKAQQNEDPVLASIKRVSMPHLPTGKDRKSETQRLITGNGDPSMEVGIRTTCAVEDYAKLYLMEIVRHYGIPVSIILDRGTQFTAKFLKSFQESLGTRANHSMAFHPQSNEQAERTIQTLEDMLRACVLDFQGSCDDHLPLIEFSYNYSYHASIKMASYEALYGRKCRSPAGWFKVGEENLFGPDLVYQAIEKGVMWFGMKGKLSPRYIEHYRIVRKVGQVAYEFELPSELQAVHPVFHVSMLRKCIADPSRIIHADEIQVTENLMYEEEPISILDRQVRRLRNKDVALVKVLWWSKDREEMTWEAKVQMNSKYPHLFPATYDTIPEESLQDSALPANH, from the exons ATGACTAGAGAGCTTTATGGCTTGGAAAATTCGAGAGTTCGCCTGCTGGATTCAGAAGACACTGGGATTACCTTACTGAATATATCCCAATTGACTCTTACCTCGGATGTAAAGGCTCAGCAGAATGAAGATCCAGTTTTAGCTAGCATTAAGAGAGT CTCAATGCCCCACTTGCCAACGGGTAAAGATAGAAAATCAGAAACACAACGGCTTATTACAGGAAATGGAGATCCCagcatggaagtgggaa tAAGAACTACCTGTGCAGTTGAAGACTATGCTAAGCTGTATCTTATGGAGATTGTACGACATTATGGCATTCCGGTGTCAATTATTTTGgacagaggcactcagtttacgGCAAAGTTCTTGAAATCTTTTCAGGAAAGCCTTGGGACTCGGGCAAATCATAGTATGGCTTTCCATCCGCAGTCAAATGAGCAGGCTGAGCGGACTATCCAgactttagaagatatgttacgagcatgtgtactggaTTTCCAAGGGAGTTgtgatgatcatttgcctctgatAGAGTTTTCTTATAACTATAGCTATCATGCTAGTATCAAAATGGCTTCGTATGAGGCAttatatggcagaaagtgcaGGTCTCCCGCCGGATGGTTTAAAGTTGGGGAAGAAAACTTATTCGGGCCAGACCTTGTTTATCAAGCTATtgaaaag GGCGTGATGTGGTTTGGTatgaaagggaagctcagtcctcgATATATCGAACATTATAGGATTGTCCgaaaggtaggccaggtggcttatgaattcgAGCTGCCATCAGAACTGCAAgcggttcatccagtttttcatgtgtccatgctgaggAAGTGTATTGCAGATCCCTCCAGAATCATACATGCTGATGAAATACAAGTTACAGAAAATCTGATGTATGAGGAAGAACCAATTTCTATTCTAGATCGACAAGTCCGTAGACTCAGAAACAAAGATGTGGCTTTAGTAAAGGTTCTATGGTGGAGTAAagacagggaagagatgacgtgGGAAGCTAAAGTACAGATGAATTCCAAatatccccatttattccctgCCACATATGACACTATTCCGGAGGAATCCTTGCAAGACTCTGCTTTACCCGCAAATCACTGA